A stretch of Ipomoea triloba cultivar NCNSP0323 chromosome 11, ASM357664v1 DNA encodes these proteins:
- the LOC115997511 gene encoding phenolic glucoside malonyltransferase 1-like: MSISKNITVLEQIPVAPSPEGTPKITLRFTFLDVIWVHRDPVHRLIFYQHPISRTHFLETLIPAMKHSLSLTLRHYSPLAGRLIVSPDNSILPEIRYVEGDTVPLVLAESEGDFGHLTSDHAKSCTDFHPLVPALPPVSRAPDGSAVVPVLALQVTLFPDVGICVGVTNHHVIGDASSIFSFMKAWEFFSNLADKTTSSVSLPPEFLPSYDRTVIRDPKGLESLFWDNIKNIKIEDTHVHRVPLITNRVRVTYILTRDDIQRLKNHILAHRPEQKHVSSFTVICSYVWTCLVKSRYGPETENTDNEDEIFGCAAECRARLDPPLPENYFGNCLTFVVVFAKTKQLTGEKALVDAAALIGDSIRGQLYNKESGVFKGAEDWFALLSTAKPDRSLSVAGSPKFDYYELDFGWGRPKKFEFASIDLFSAFSLSKARDIEGGLEVGLSLPLTQIHSFSTIFTHDLKAL, from the coding sequence ATGTCCATCTCCAAAAACATCACCGTTCTGGAGCAGATTCCGGTGGCACCATCGCCGGAAGGGACACCCAAAATCACTCTCCGCTTCACGTTTCTCGACGTGATATGGGTGCACAGAGACCCTGTCCACCGCCTCATCTTCTACCAACACCCAATCTCAAGAACCCACTTCCTAGAAACCCTAATTCCGGCGATGAAACATTCTTTATCTCTCACCCTTCGCCACTACAGTCCCCTCGCCGGCAGGCTGATTGTTTCTCCTGACAATTCTATCCTTCCCGAAATTCGTTACGTGGAAGGCGACACCGTCCCTTTAGTCCTGGCGGAGTCTGAGGGTGATTTTGGTCATCTCACCTCCGACCATGCCAAAAGCTGTACTGATTTTCATCCTCTTGTTCCGGCCTTACCGCCGGTTTCGCGTGCACCGGACGGCTCCGCCGTTGTCCCCGTGCTTGCGCTACAAGTGACGCTATTCCCGGACGTCGGGATTTGTGTCGGCGTGACCAACCACCATGTAATCGGCGACGCTAGTAGCATCTTTAGTTTCATGAAGGCCtgggaattcttctctaatctCGCCGACAAGACAACATCGTCTGTATCGTTACCACCGGAATTTCTGCCGTCGTACGACAGAACAGTGATCAGAGATCCGAAGGGACTTGAATCTCTGTTCTGGGACAACATTAAAAACATCAAAATTGAGGACACACACGTCCATCGTGTTCCGTTAATCACCAACCGGGTCCGGGTCACATACATTCTGACCCGGGACGACATCCAAAGGCTCAAGAATCACATCCTCGCTCACCGACCGGAACAAAAACATGTCTCCTCATTTACAGTGATTTGTTCCTACGTATGGACTTGCCTAGTAAAATCCCGATATGGTCCAGAAACAGAGAACACCGACAATGAAGACGAGATCTTCGGCTGCGCGGCGGAATGCCGGGCACGGTTGGATCCACCGTTGCCTGAAAACTACTTCGGCAATTGCCTCACGTTCGTCGTTGTATTCGCGAAGACGAAGCAACTGACGGGCGAGAAAGCGTTGGTAGACGCTGCGGCCCTGATCGGAGACAGCATTCGCGGCCAACTGTACAACAAGGAGTCTGGAGTTTTCAAAGGCGCTGAAGATTGGTTTGCATTGTTATCGACGGCGAAACCTGACCGATCATTGAGCGTGGCTGGGTCGCCTAAATTCGATTACTATGAGCTGGATTTCGGATGGGGAAGGCCTAAGAAGTTCGAATTTGCTTCCATTGATTTATTTAGTGCCTTTTCTTTAAGTAAAGCTAGGGACATTGAAGGTGGTCTGGAGGTTGGTTTATCACTGCCACTCACACAAATTCACAGTTTTTCCACAATTTTCACCCATGATTTGAAGGCTTTATAG
- the LOC115996198 gene encoding phenolic glucoside malonyltransferase 1-like, with protein sequence MAISENVTVLEQIPVAPSPEGTPKITLPFTFLDLLWLHMTPVHRLIFYQHPISRTQYLETVVPAMKHSLSLTLRHYSPLAGKLIVSPDNSILPEIRYEEGDTVPLVLAESEGDFGHLTSDHAKSCTDFHPLVPALPPASRAPDGYTVVPLLALQVTLFPDVGISVGVTNHHAAGDASSIFGFMKAWEFFSNIADKNSSPVSLPPEFVPSYDRTVIRAPKGLESLFWDNIKNIKIEDTHVHRLPLITNRVRVTYILTRDDIQRLKNHILAHPPELKHVSSFTLISSYLWTCLLKSRYGAETDDDEDELFGCAAECRARLDPPLPENYFGNCLTFVIGFAKTKQLTGEKALVDAAAVIGDSIRRQLYDKESGLFKGAEDWFAVLSAAKPDRSFSVAGSPKFDYYELDFGWGRPKKFEFASIDLFSSFSLSKARDIEGGLEVGLSLPLTQIESFSTIFTHGLKAL encoded by the coding sequence ATGGCCATCTCCGAAAACGTCACCGTTCTGGAGCAGATTCCGGTGGCACCATCGCCGGAGGGGACACCCAAAATCACTCTTCCCTTCACGTTTCTCGACTTGTTATGGCTACACATGACCCCAGTTCACCGCCTCATCTTCTACCAACACCCAATCTCAAGAACCCAGTACCTAGAAACCGTGGTTCCGGCGATGAAACATTCTTTATCTCTCACCCTTCGCCACTACAGTCCCCTCGCCGGAAAGTTGATTGTTTCTCCCGACAATTCTATCCTGCCGGAAATTCGTTACGAGGAAGGCGACACCGTCCCTTTAGTCCTGGCGGAGTCTGAGGGTGATTTTGGTCATCTCACCTCCGACCATGCCAAAAGCTGTACTGATTTTCATCCTCTTGTTCCGGCCTTACCGCCGGCTTCACGTGCACCGGACGGCTACACCGTTGTCCCCCTGCTTGCGCTACAAGTGACGCTGTTCCCGGACGTCGGGATTTCTGTCGGCGTGACAAACCACCATGCAGCCGGCGACGCTAGTAGCATCTTCGGTTTCATGAAGGCCTGGGAATTCTTCTCTAACATCGCCGACAAGAATTCATCGCCTGTGTCGTTACCACCGGAATTTGTGCCGTCGTACGACAGAACAGTGATCAGAGCTCCGAAAGGGCTGGAATCTCTGTTCTGGGACAACATTAAAAACATCAAAATTGAGGACACACACGTCCATCGTCTCCCATTAATCACCAACCGGGTCCGGGTCACATACATTCTGACCCGGGACGACATCCAAAGGCTCAAGAATCACATCCTCGCGCACCCACCGGAACTAAAACATGTCTCCTCATTTACACTCATTTCTTCGTACCTATGGACTTGCTTATTAAAATCGCGATATGGTGCAGAAACAGACGACGATGAAGACGAGCTCTTCGGCTGCGCGGCGGAATGCCGGGCACGGTTGGATCCACCGTTGCCTGAAAACTACTTCGGCAATTGCCTCACGTTCGTCATTGGATTCGCGAAGACGAAGCAACTGACGGGCGAGAAAGCGTTGGTAGATGCTGCCGCCGTGATCGGAGACAGCATTCGCCGCCAACTCTACGACAAGGAGTCTGGACTTTTCAAAGGCGCTGAAGATTGGTTTGCAGTGTTATCGGCGGCGAAACCTGACCGATCATTCAGCGTGGCTGGGTCGCCTAAATTCGATTACTATGAGCTGGATTTCGGATGGGGAAGGCCTAAGAAGTTCGAATTTGCTTCCATTGATTTATTTAGTTCCttttctttaagtaaagccAGGGACATTGAAGGTGGTCTGGAGGTTGGTTTATCACTGCCACTCACACAAATTGAAAGTTTTTCCACAATTTTCACCCATGGTTTGAAGGCTCTATAG